The following DNA comes from Pseudomonas sp. Tri1.
GGGTTTCTACGGCGTACCCGGCGGCGCGTACTTCGTACTGCCGATCTTCGGCCCTTCGAACCTGCGCGACACCTCAGGCTTGCTGGTGGACTACACGGCCGAATCGGCGATCAACTACCTGAACGTTTCCGAAGTCAGCGGCAACCACCCGGAACTGTTGTTCCTGCGCGCCGTGGACAAGCGCTACCAGACCAGCTTCCGCTATGGCCAACTGAACTCGCCGTTCGAGTACGAGAAGGTGCGCTACGTGTACACCGAGTCGCGTAAGTTGCAGATAGCCGAGTAACACCCGATACACCTGAAACCAATGTGGGAGCGAGCTTGCTCGCGATAGCGGCCTGTCAGTCAACGCAGATGTTGAATGTCAGCCCCTCATCGCGAGCAAGCTCGCTCCCACAGTTGTTATGTGTTGCCGTCTCAGCCTTTCAGCGCCTTCCAGATTTTGCCGACCGCCAGCACACCCACCAACACCGCTGCCCCCGCGACAATCCCCGCCACCGCGTTGAGCAACATCGGCACGATAAACCCGGCACCGCCGGCACTGGCCGCCACAGCCTCGATCCAGTGATGCACCACCGGTACGCCATGGGTCAGGATGCCGCCGCCCACCAGGAACATCGCCGCCGTGCCGATCACCGACAGGCTTTTCATCATGTAGGGTGCGGCACGCAGGATAGCGCCGCCAATGCTTTTGGCGGCCTGACCTGGCTTCTGCGTCAGCCACAGCCCCAGGTCATCGAGCTTGACGATCCCGGCCACCAGGCCATAGACACCAATGGTCATGACGATGGCAATACCCGACAAAACGATGACTTGCTGGGTCAGTGCTGCATCGGCGACGGTGCCGAGGGTAATGGCGATGATTTCCGCTGACAGAATGAAGTCGGTGCGCACCGCACCTTTGATCTTGTCCTTTTCAAACGCCACCAGATCGACCGCCGGATCAGCCACGGCCTCGACCAGTTGTGCATGTTCGGCCTCGTCTTCGGCCGGGCTGTGGAGGAACTTGTGGGCCAGTTTTTCGAACCCTTCGAAACACAGGTAGGCGCCACCTACCATCAACAGTGGCGTCACCAGCCAGGGCACGAAGGCGCTGATCGCCAGTGCCGATGGCACCAGGATCAACTTGTTGATAAACGAACCCTTGGCCACCGCCCAGACCACTGGCAGCTCCCGCTCGGCACGCACACCAGAGACTTGCTGGGCATTGAGCGCCAGGTCATCGCCGAGCACGCCGGCGGTTTTCTTGGCGGCCATTTTGGTCATCAACGCTACATCGTCGAGCACAGTGGCGATATCGTCGATCAGCACCAGCAAACTGCTTCCGGCCATGGAGGGGCTCCTTGAATAATAATGCCGCGCAGCATACCGCGAGCGGCGGTGCCATGGGGGCATTCTTGAGCGCTGCGCGAGGCCGGTGCTACCATGCGCCACCGCCAGAACAGGCAAGGAACCCCTGGGTTTATGAGCACAATCCGCGAGCGCAACAAAGCATTGATCCTGCGTACCGCCAGCGAGGAATTTGCCGACAAGGGCTTCGCCGCGACCAAGACCAGCGACATCGCGGCCAAGGCCGGCCTGCCCAAACCCAACGTCTATTACTACTTCAAGTCCAAGGAAAACCTCTACCGCGAGGTCCTGGAAAGTATCATCGAGCCGATCCTCCAGGCTTCGACGCCGTTCAATGCCGACGGCGTGCCGGGTGAGGTGCTGAGCCACTACATCCGCTCCAAGATCCGCATCTCCCGCGACCTGCCCTTCGCCTCGAAAGTCTTCGCCAGTGAAATCATGCACGGTGCCCCACACCTGAGCCCCGACCTGGTGGAGCAACTCAACGGCCAGGCCCGGCACAACATCGACTGCATCCAGACCTGGATCGACCGCGGCCAGATCGCCCCCATCGACCCCAACCACCTGATGTTCAGCATCTGGGCCGCGACCCAGACCTACGCCGACTTCGATTGGCAGATCTCGGCGGTGACCGGCAAGGAGAAGCTCGATGAAGCGGATTATGAAGCGGCGGCGCAGACGATTATCCGGTTGGTGTTGAAGGGGTGTGAGGTGGATCGCTAGTTTGAGACCGCGTCGTCTTCAATCGCGAGCAGGCTCGCGATGAAGGCAACTCGGTTACGGATCAAACCCAAATGGCATCCCACAGTGGATAGTCGCCAAATCGTTTGACCAGACCAGCCCGCAGCGGATTTGCCACGACATACCGAGCCAGGACTACCAGATCTTCTTCCCGGCGCAGGGCTCGATCATGGTATCCCTGCTGCCATAAGCTACCGCTGCGGCCTGAGGATAGATTCACTGCCCGAGTGCTTAAGGATTTGGTCTTTTGCATCAACTCATTCAGCGAACTCTGCTGAAGTTCTATCAACCGATGGAAATGATCAGGCATGACCACCCACGCCAACGATTTGGCCCACTCCTTTTCCTGGGCATGCCGAAACTGATCAACAACCAATCTACCCAGGGCGAACTCCTGAAAAACAGGTCTTCGGTCGATTGTGTTGGTGGTCAGCAAATAGATTCGATTCAACTCACCGTAGCGGCCAATGCGCAAACGATGTGAAGCGGGTAAATCAGGCATTCCGTTGCCTCCTTGATAGTCAGGTCATGAAAGGCTAGATCACTGAATGCTTGATCGAAGGAGGACTTTTTAGCTGTATGTGTCTGGTCTATCGCCATCGCGAGCAAGCTCGCTCCCACAAGGGGTTCCGGTTTGTTCGCGAAATCCGGGTACACTGCAGAACCCTGTGGGAGCGAGCTTGCTCGCGATGGCGGTTGATCAATCACCACAAATTCAAGCTCCCCCCACATCCGCCCTCAACTGCACCGCCTCCACCGCCCTGACTGCCACCTGCTCATCCACATCCGAAACATCCCCACTGACACCAATCGCCCCCAACACCCTCCCATCCTGATCCCTGATCAACACCCCACCCGGTGCCGGTACAACGCTGCCCTGCCCCAGCCCATTCAAAGCCGCAAAGAACGCCGGGCGTTGCTGGGCGTCCTGGGCCAGCAGGCGTGAGCCTTTGCCCAAGGCGATGGCGCCCCAGGCCTTGCCGATGGCGATCTGTGGGCGAAGCAGGCTAGCGCCGTCTTCGCGCTGCAAGGCAATCAGGTGTCCGCCGCTGTCCAGGACCGCGACGGTCAATGGGGCCGCGCTGATTTCACGGCCTGCGGCGAGGGCTTGTCCTGCCAGGTTGACGGCGACTTTCAAGGTTAGAGCACTCATGGGGCTGTCCTTCTTTTGTGATGAGAGAGGCCTTGCGGGTGTCACTTCTCAGAAAACTGAGCACACAAATAGAGCACATAAAACTACAATTTTGTATACAATAAATTCGCACTTAGTCAATAATCGACGAAATACCACAGAATTCCCAGCCTCTGACGAATGAAACAGCCGCTTGAGAAAATGGATTGACCTGTGCCGTTAGCCATGAATACACTCTGTGAAAAGCCACTTGTATACAATTACAAAACGTAAGAGGCACAAAACCATGAGCAAAATGAGAGCAATCGAAGCCGCCGTCCTGGTGATGCGCCGTGAAGGCGTGGACACCGCCTTCGGCATCCCGGGTGCAGCGATCAACCCGCTGTACTCTGCCCTGCAAAAGGTGGGCGGCATCGATCACGTCCTCGCTCGCCACGTTGAAGGCGCCTCGCACATGGCCGAGGGCTACACCCGCACCAAAGCCGGCAACATCGGTGTGTGCATCGGCACCTCGGGCCCGGCCGGCACCGATATGGTGACCGGGCTCTACAGCGCCTCGGCCGATTCGATCCCGATCCTGTGCATCACCGGGCAAGCGCCCCGCGCTCGTATGCACAAGGAAGATTTCCAGGCTGTGGACATCACCAGCATCGTCAAGCCGGTGACCAAGTGGGCGACCACCGTGCTGGAGCCGGGCCAGGTGCCGTACGCATTCCAGAAAGCCTTCTATGAAATGCGCTCCGGCCGGCCGGGCCCGGTGCTGATCGACCTGCCGTTCGATGTGCAGATGGCCGAGATCGAATTCGACATCGACGCCTACCAACCACTGCCCCTGGCCAAACCCGCGGCCAACCGCGTGCAGATAGAGAAAGCCCTGGCGATGCTTAATCAGGCTGAGCGGCCATTGCTGGTGGCCGGCGGCGGCATCATCAATGCCGATGCCAGCGAGCTGCTGGTGGAGTTCGCCGAGCTGACCGGCATCCCAGTCATCCCGACATTGATGGGCTGGGGCACCATCCCCGACGATCACCCACTGATGGTCGGCATGGTCGGCCTGCAAACCTCCCATCGCTACGGCAACGCCACGTTGCTCAAGTCGGACCTGGTGCTGGGTATCGGCAACCGCTGGGCCAACCGTCATACCGGCTCGGTGGAGGTCTACACCGAAGGCCGCAGGTTCATTCACGTGGACATCGAGCCAACCCAGATCGGTCGCGTGTTCACGCCCGACCTGGGCATCGTTTCCGATGCTGCTTCGGCCCTGGCGGTGTTCATCGACGTGGCCCGTGAGTGGCAAGCCGCCGGTAAGTTGAAGAACCGCAGCGCCTGGCTGCAGGACTGCCAGCAACGCAAGGCCAGCCTGCAGCGCAAGACCCACTTCGACAACGTGCCGGTCAAGCCACAGCGGGTGTACGAAGAAATGAACCAGGTGTTCGGCAAGGACACCTGCTACGTCAGCACCATCGGCCTATCGCAGATCGCCGGGGCGCAGTTCCTCCATGTGTACAAGCCGCGCCACTGGATCAACTGCGGCCAGGCCGGACCGTTGGGCTGGACCATTCCGGCCGCGCTGGGGGTGGTCAAGGCCGATCCGAGCCGCCAGGTCGTGGCGTTGTCGGGTGACTATGATTTCCAGTTCATGATTGAAGAGCTGGCGGTGGGTGCGCAGTTCAAGCTGCCGTACATCCACGTCGTGGTGAACAACTCCTACCTGGGGCTGATTCGCCAGGCCCAGCGCGGGTTCGACATGGACTACTGCGTGCAGCTGTCCTTCGACAACCTCAACGCCCCGGAACTCAACGGCTATGGCGTGGACCACATTGCCGTGGCCGAAGGCCTGGGCTGCAAGGCGCTGCGGGTGTTCGAGCCGTCTGGCATCCAACCGGCGCTGCGCAAGGCCCAGGCGATGATCGAGGAATTCAAGGTGCCGGTGATTGTCGAGATCATCCTGGAGCGGGTCACCAATATCTCCATGGGCACCGAGATCAACGCCGTCAACGAGTTCGAAGACCTGGCGCTGGTGGGCAACGATGCACCGACCGCGATTTCGTTGCTCGATTGAATGCCGACGCACTCCTGTGGAGCGAGCTTGCTCGCGATGACGGCGCTACATTCAACATGGATGCAAGCAGACACACCGCTATCGCGAGCAAGCTCGCTCCCACAGGGGCCTGCCAACTATTTACAGGAGACCACCATGCCACGCTTTGCAGCCAACCTGTCCATGCTGTTCACCGAGCTGGATTTCCTCGCCCGTTTTGAAGCCGCCGCCAAGGCCGGTTTCACAGGTGTCGAATACCTGTTCCCTTACGACTACAGCTCTGCCGAACTCAAGGCGTTGCTCGACGCCAATGGCCTGACCCAGGTGCTGTTCAACCTTCCGGCCGGCGACTGGGCCAAGGGCGAACGTGGTATCGCCTGCCTACCGGACCGGGTCGAGGAGTTCCGCGCTGGTGTCGACCTGGCGATCGCCTACGCCAAAGTACTGGGCAACACCCAGGTCAACTGCCTGGCCGGGATTCGTCCGCAGAACTGCGATGCGGCCCTGGTGGAGAAAACCTTCGTCGCCAACCTGAAGTACGCCGCCGAAAAGCTGCAGGCCAAAGGCATCAAGCTGGTGATGGAAGCCATCAACACCCGCGACATCCCCGGCTTCTACCTGAACAACACCGCCCAGGCCCTGTCGATCCGCGAGCAAGTGGGCAGCGCCAACCTGTTCCTGCAGTACGACATCTACCACATGCAGATCATGGAAGGTGACCTGGCCCGGACTCTGTCGACGCACCTGAACGAGATCAACCACGTGCAACTGGCAGATAACCCAGGCCGCAACGAGCCAGGCACAGGCGAAATCAACTATCGCTTCCTGTTCGAACACCTGGACCGCATCGGCTACCAGGGTTGGGTCGGCTGCGAGTACAAGCCGCTGACCAGCACCGAAGCGGGATTGGGCTGGTTGAAAACCCATAACGCGATCTGACCCGATTTCCCCCTGTGGGAGCGAGCTTGCTCGCGATAACGGCGGTCCAGCCAACCTCTTTGTTGAAGGTAAAACCGTCATCGCGAGCAAGCTCGCTCCCACAGAAAAGCAGTTCCCCATTTGCTTGAAACAGCGATAAAAACAAGAGGATTTTCCCATGGCTAAAATCGGATTCATCGGCACCGGCATCATGGGCCACCCCATGGCCCTGAACCTGCAAAAGGCCGGGCACAGCGTGTTCCTGTCCCAGCACCACGACGCGGCTCCGGCCGATCTGCTGGCCGGCGGCGCAGTGGCGTTGGCCAACCCGAAGGAAGTGGCCCAGGAAGCCGAGTTCATCATCGTCATGGTCCCGGACACTCCGCAGGTCGACGATGTGTTGTTCCGTGCCGACGGCGTCGCGGCTGGTGTGGGGGCTGGCAAAGTGGTGATCGACATGAGTTCGATCTCCCCCACCGCCACCAAGGCGTTCGCGGCGAAGATCAATGCAAAAGGCGCGCAGTACCTCGACGCCCCGGTGTCCGGCGGTGAAGTCGGCGCCAAGGCCGCGACCCTGAGCATCATGGTCGGTGGCGACAGCGCCGCTTTCGAGCGCGCCCTGCCGCTGTTCCAGGCCATGGGCAAGAACATCACCCTGGTGGGCGGTAACGGCGACGGCCAGACCGCCAAAGTGGCGAATCAGATCATCGTCGCCCTGAACATCCAGGCCGTGGCCGAAGCCTTGTTGTTCGCCGCGAAAAACGGTGCCGACCCGGCCAAGGTCCGCGAAGCACTGATGGGCGGCTTCGCTTCGTCGAAGATCCTGGAAGTGCATGGTGAGCGCATGATCAAGGGCACCTTCGATCCGGGCTTTCGCATCAGCCTGCACCAGAAAGACCTGAACCTGGCCCTGCAAGGCGCCAAGGAACTGAACATCAACCTGCCCAACACCGCCAGCGCCCAGCAAGTGTTCAGCACCTGCGCGGCCATTGGTGGCAGCAATTGGGACCACTCGGCGTTGATCAAGGGCTTGGAGCATATGGCCAATTTTTCCATCCGCGACAAATAAGCCCTGCACTACCCCCTGTGGGAGCGAGCTTGCTCGCGATAGCGGTTTTACATTCAACAACGATGTTGACTGGGCCACCGCTATCGCGAGCAAGCTCGCTCCCACAGGGTCCGCATCAACGCTAAGAATAAAAATCGGGAGCCCGCCATGTCGGTCGATCCGCAACAATTGCTGCGCGAGCTGTTTGCCACAGCCATCGACGCGGCCCATCCGCAGCACATCCTTGAACCCTATCTGCCCAGCGACCGCAGCGGCCGGGTAATCGTTATCGGTGCCGGCAAGGCCGCCGCCGCCATGGCCCAAGTGGTCGAGCGCTGCTGGCAGGGCGAAGTCTCTGGCCTGGTGGTGACTCGCTACGGCCATGGCGCACCCTGTCAGAAAATCGAAGTGGTCGAGGCCGCTCACCCGGTGCCTGACGCCGCCGGCCTGGCCGTGGCCCGGCGGGTATTGGCAATGGTCAGCGATCTGCGCGAAGACGACCGCGTCATCTTCCTGCTGTCCGGCGGCGGTTCTGCCCTGCTCGCCTTGCCAGCCGAAGGCATCACCCTGGGTGACAAGCAATCGATCAACAAAGCCTTGCTCAAGTCCGGCGCATCCATCGGCGAGATGAATTGCGTGCGCAAGCATCTCTCGGCGATCAAGGGCGGGCGCCTGGGCAAAGCCTGCTGGCCGGCAACGGTCTATACCTACGCGATCTCCGACGTACCGGGTGACCTCGCCACGGTCATCGCCTCCGGCCCTACCGTGGCTGATCCCAGCACATCGGCCGAAGCCCTGGCGATCCTCAAGCGCTACCACATCGAGGTACCAGCCTCGGTGCGGCAGTGGTTGCAAAGCCCCGAATCGGAAACCGTCAAACCCGGCGACC
Coding sequences within:
- the gcl gene encoding glyoxylate carboligase — translated: MSKMRAIEAAVLVMRREGVDTAFGIPGAAINPLYSALQKVGGIDHVLARHVEGASHMAEGYTRTKAGNIGVCIGTSGPAGTDMVTGLYSASADSIPILCITGQAPRARMHKEDFQAVDITSIVKPVTKWATTVLEPGQVPYAFQKAFYEMRSGRPGPVLIDLPFDVQMAEIEFDIDAYQPLPLAKPAANRVQIEKALAMLNQAERPLLVAGGGIINADASELLVEFAELTGIPVIPTLMGWGTIPDDHPLMVGMVGLQTSHRYGNATLLKSDLVLGIGNRWANRHTGSVEVYTEGRRFIHVDIEPTQIGRVFTPDLGIVSDAASALAVFIDVAREWQAAGKLKNRSAWLQDCQQRKASLQRKTHFDNVPVKPQRVYEEMNQVFGKDTCYVSTIGLSQIAGAQFLHVYKPRHWINCGQAGPLGWTIPAALGVVKADPSRQVVALSGDYDFQFMIEELAVGAQFKLPYIHVVVNNSYLGLIRQAQRGFDMDYCVQLSFDNLNAPELNGYGVDHIAVAEGLGCKALRVFEPSGIQPALRKAQAMIEEFKVPVIVEIILERVTNISMGTEINAVNEFEDLALVGNDAPTAISLLD
- a CDS encoding DUF808 domain-containing protein — translated: MAGSSLLVLIDDIATVLDDVALMTKMAAKKTAGVLGDDLALNAQQVSGVRAERELPVVWAVAKGSFINKLILVPSALAISAFVPWLVTPLLMVGGAYLCFEGFEKLAHKFLHSPAEDEAEHAQLVEAVADPAVDLVAFEKDKIKGAVRTDFILSAEIIAITLGTVADAALTQQVIVLSGIAIVMTIGVYGLVAGIVKLDDLGLWLTQKPGQAAKSIGGAILRAAPYMMKSLSVIGTAAMFLVGGGILTHGVPVVHHWIEAVAASAGGAGFIVPMLLNAVAGIVAGAAVLVGVLAVGKIWKALKG
- a CDS encoding glycerate kinase, producing MSVDPQQLLRELFATAIDAAHPQHILEPYLPSDRSGRVIVIGAGKAAAAMAQVVERCWQGEVSGLVVTRYGHGAPCQKIEVVEAAHPVPDAAGLAVARRVLAMVSDLREDDRVIFLLSGGGSALLALPAEGITLGDKQSINKALLKSGASIGEMNCVRKHLSAIKGGRLGKACWPATVYTYAISDVPGDLATVIASGPTVADPSTSAEALAILKRYHIEVPASVRQWLQSPESETVKPGDPGLAHSHFQLIARPQQSLEAAAVKARQAGFSPLILGDLEGESREVAKVHAGIARQIAHHGQPLAAPCVILSGGETTVTVRGNGRGGRNAEFLLSLTDSLKGHPGIYALAGDTDGIDGSEDNAGALMTPDSYHRAIELGLSASDELDNNNGYGYFAALDGLIVTEPTRTNVNDFRAILILENPKHDA
- a CDS encoding 2-hydroxy-3-oxopropionate reductase, which codes for MAKIGFIGTGIMGHPMALNLQKAGHSVFLSQHHDAAPADLLAGGAVALANPKEVAQEAEFIIVMVPDTPQVDDVLFRADGVAAGVGAGKVVIDMSSISPTATKAFAAKINAKGAQYLDAPVSGGEVGAKAATLSIMVGGDSAAFERALPLFQAMGKNITLVGGNGDGQTAKVANQIIVALNIQAVAEALLFAAKNGADPAKVREALMGGFASSKILEVHGERMIKGTFDPGFRISLHQKDLNLALQGAKELNINLPNTASAQQVFSTCAAIGGSNWDHSALIKGLEHMANFSIRDK
- a CDS encoding TetR/AcrR family transcriptional regulator; translated protein: MSTIRERNKALILRTASEEFADKGFAATKTSDIAAKAGLPKPNVYYYFKSKENLYREVLESIIEPILQASTPFNADGVPGEVLSHYIRSKIRISRDLPFASKVFASEIMHGAPHLSPDLVEQLNGQARHNIDCIQTWIDRGQIAPIDPNHLMFSIWAATQTYADFDWQISAVTGKEKLDEADYEAAAQTIIRLVLKGCEVDR
- the hyi gene encoding hydroxypyruvate isomerase, whose amino-acid sequence is MPRFAANLSMLFTELDFLARFEAAAKAGFTGVEYLFPYDYSSAELKALLDANGLTQVLFNLPAGDWAKGERGIACLPDRVEEFRAGVDLAIAYAKVLGNTQVNCLAGIRPQNCDAALVEKTFVANLKYAAEKLQAKGIKLVMEAINTRDIPGFYLNNTAQALSIREQVGSANLFLQYDIYHMQIMEGDLARTLSTHLNEINHVQLADNPGRNEPGTGEINYRFLFEHLDRIGYQGWVGCEYKPLTSTEAGLGWLKTHNAI
- a CDS encoding transposase, encoding MPDLPASHRLRIGRYGELNRIYLLTTNTIDRRPVFQEFALGRLVVDQFRHAQEKEWAKSLAWVVMPDHFHRLIELQQSSLNELMQKTKSLSTRAVNLSSGRSGSLWQQGYHDRALRREEDLVVLARYVVANPLRAGLVKRFGDYPLWDAIWV
- a CDS encoding heme-binding protein; protein product: MSALTLKVAVNLAGQALAAGREISAAPLTVAVLDSGGHLIALQREDGASLLRPQIAIGKAWGAIALGKGSRLLAQDAQQRPAFFAALNGLGQGSVVPAPGGVLIRDQDGRVLGAIGVSGDVSDVDEQVAVRAVEAVQLRADVGGA